In Dermochelys coriacea isolate rDerCor1 chromosome 16, rDerCor1.pri.v4, whole genome shotgun sequence, one genomic interval encodes:
- the LOC119844247 gene encoding zinc finger protein 436-like isoform X3 produces the protein MPRENEEQKPLHEAPEMVESPVTLPTRSQSPERGGGRETRCRSERRRRNPLAQSWGKSAQVGDGLAHQERPNTCADCGKSFNKSSSLTIHQRTHTGERPYACPECGKCFTQSSTFLRHQRIHTGERPYDCAECGKSFRVSSHLVRHQRIHTGERPYVCAECGRSFSVSSHLVQHQRTHTGERPYRCACGKSFSLSSHLMQHWTIHTGERPYQCAQCGRSFSMSSALIRHQRLHAADAPCQCAQCGKSFSRGSELSEHQKIHTGERQHECAQCGKSFSARSNLLQHQRTHAGERPYTCAHCGRSFSRSSNLITHQRIHTG, from the coding sequence ATGCCGAGAGAGAATGAGGAGCAGAAGCCCCTGCATGAAGCCCCTGAGATGGTGGAGTCTCCCGTGACTTTACCCACGAGATCCCAGAGCCCTGAGCGGGGAGGAGGCCGTGAGACTCGGTGCAGATCAGAAAGGCGGCGGAGGAACCCGCTGGCACAGAGCTggggtaaatctgctcaggtggGAGATGGCCTCGCCCACCAGGAGAGACCAAACACATGCGCGGACTGCGGAAAGAGCTTCAACAAGAGCTCGTCTCTGACTATCCATCAGCGAACCCACACAGGGGAGCGGCCCTATGCCTGCCCCGAGTGCGGGAAATGCTTCACTCAGAGCTCCACCTTCCTGCGGCACCAACGGATCCACACTGGCGAGCGGCCCTACGACTGCGCCGAGTGCGGAAAGAGCTTCCGGGTCAGCTCCCACCTGGTCCGACACCAGCGGATCCACACGGGGGAGCGGCCTTATGTGTGCGCTGAATGCGGGCGGAGCTTCAGCGTCAGCTCCCACCTGGTGCAGCACCAGCGGACACACACGGGCGAGCGGCCCTACCGCTGCgcgtgcgggaagagcttcagccTGAGCTCCCACCTCATGCAGCACTGGACCATCCACACGGGTGAGCGGCCCTACCAGTGCGCCCAGTGTGGGCGGAGCTTCTCCATGAGCTCCGCCCTCATCAGGCACCAGAGACTCCATGCAGCCGACGCTCCCTGCCAGTGCGCccagtgcgggaaaagcttcagccgCGGCTCGGAGCTGAGCGAGCACCAGAAGATCCacacaggggagcggcagcaCGAGTGTGCccagtgcgggaagagcttcagcgCAAGGTCCAATCTCCTCCAGCATCAGCGGACCCACGCAGGCGAGAGGCCCTACACCTGTGCCCACTGTGGGCGGAGCTTCAGCCGGAGCTCGAACCTTATTacacaccagagaatccacacgggctAA
- the LOC119844247 gene encoding zinc finger protein 436-like isoform X1, producing MQGHEVIVSCAHTAGDGMPRENEEQKPLHEAPEMVESPVTLPTRSQSPERGGGRETRCRSERRRRNPLAQSWGKSAQVGDGLAHQERPNTCADCGKSFNKSSSLTIHQRTHTGERPYACPECGKCFTQSSTFLRHQRIHTGERPYDCAECGKSFRVSSHLVRHQRIHTGERPYVCAECGRSFSVSSHLVQHQRTHTGERPYRCACGKSFSLSSHLMQHWTIHTGERPYQCAQCGRSFSMSSALIRHQRLHAADAPCQCAQCGKSFSRGSELSEHQKIHTGERQHECAQCGKSFSARSNLLQHQRTHAGERPYTCAHCGRSFSRSSNLITHQRIHTG from the exons ATGCAAGGCCATGAGGTGATTGTGAGCTGTGCCCACACAG CAGGTGATGGGATGCCGAGAGAGAATGAGGAGCAGAAGCCCCTGCATGAAGCCCCTGAGATGGTGGAGTCTCCCGTGACTTTACCCACGAGATCCCAGAGCCCTGAGCGGGGAGGAGGCCGTGAGACTCGGTGCAGATCAGAAAGGCGGCGGAGGAACCCGCTGGCACAGAGCTggggtaaatctgctcaggtggGAGATGGCCTCGCCCACCAGGAGAGACCAAACACATGCGCGGACTGCGGAAAGAGCTTCAACAAGAGCTCGTCTCTGACTATCCATCAGCGAACCCACACAGGGGAGCGGCCCTATGCCTGCCCCGAGTGCGGGAAATGCTTCACTCAGAGCTCCACCTTCCTGCGGCACCAACGGATCCACACTGGCGAGCGGCCCTACGACTGCGCCGAGTGCGGAAAGAGCTTCCGGGTCAGCTCCCACCTGGTCCGACACCAGCGGATCCACACGGGGGAGCGGCCTTATGTGTGCGCTGAATGCGGGCGGAGCTTCAGCGTCAGCTCCCACCTGGTGCAGCACCAGCGGACACACACGGGCGAGCGGCCCTACCGCTGCgcgtgcgggaagagcttcagccTGAGCTCCCACCTCATGCAGCACTGGACCATCCACACGGGTGAGCGGCCCTACCAGTGCGCCCAGTGTGGGCGGAGCTTCTCCATGAGCTCCGCCCTCATCAGGCACCAGAGACTCCATGCAGCCGACGCTCCCTGCCAGTGCGCccagtgcgggaaaagcttcagccgCGGCTCGGAGCTGAGCGAGCACCAGAAGATCCacacaggggagcggcagcaCGAGTGTGCccagtgcgggaagagcttcagcgCAAGGTCCAATCTCCTCCAGCATCAGCGGACCCACGCAGGCGAGAGGCCCTACACCTGTGCCCACTGTGGGCGGAGCTTCAGCCGGAGCTCGAACCTTATTacacaccagagaatccacacgggctAA
- the LOC119844247 gene encoding zinc finger protein 436-like isoform X2 — translation MQGHEVIVSCAHTGDGMPRENEEQKPLHEAPEMVESPVTLPTRSQSPERGGGRETRCRSERRRRNPLAQSWGKSAQVGDGLAHQERPNTCADCGKSFNKSSSLTIHQRTHTGERPYACPECGKCFTQSSTFLRHQRIHTGERPYDCAECGKSFRVSSHLVRHQRIHTGERPYVCAECGRSFSVSSHLVQHQRTHTGERPYRCACGKSFSLSSHLMQHWTIHTGERPYQCAQCGRSFSMSSALIRHQRLHAADAPCQCAQCGKSFSRGSELSEHQKIHTGERQHECAQCGKSFSARSNLLQHQRTHAGERPYTCAHCGRSFSRSSNLITHQRIHTG, via the exons ATGCAAGGCCATGAGGTGATTGTGAGCTGTGCCCACACAG GTGATGGGATGCCGAGAGAGAATGAGGAGCAGAAGCCCCTGCATGAAGCCCCTGAGATGGTGGAGTCTCCCGTGACTTTACCCACGAGATCCCAGAGCCCTGAGCGGGGAGGAGGCCGTGAGACTCGGTGCAGATCAGAAAGGCGGCGGAGGAACCCGCTGGCACAGAGCTggggtaaatctgctcaggtggGAGATGGCCTCGCCCACCAGGAGAGACCAAACACATGCGCGGACTGCGGAAAGAGCTTCAACAAGAGCTCGTCTCTGACTATCCATCAGCGAACCCACACAGGGGAGCGGCCCTATGCCTGCCCCGAGTGCGGGAAATGCTTCACTCAGAGCTCCACCTTCCTGCGGCACCAACGGATCCACACTGGCGAGCGGCCCTACGACTGCGCCGAGTGCGGAAAGAGCTTCCGGGTCAGCTCCCACCTGGTCCGACACCAGCGGATCCACACGGGGGAGCGGCCTTATGTGTGCGCTGAATGCGGGCGGAGCTTCAGCGTCAGCTCCCACCTGGTGCAGCACCAGCGGACACACACGGGCGAGCGGCCCTACCGCTGCgcgtgcgggaagagcttcagccTGAGCTCCCACCTCATGCAGCACTGGACCATCCACACGGGTGAGCGGCCCTACCAGTGCGCCCAGTGTGGGCGGAGCTTCTCCATGAGCTCCGCCCTCATCAGGCACCAGAGACTCCATGCAGCCGACGCTCCCTGCCAGTGCGCccagtgcgggaaaagcttcagccgCGGCTCGGAGCTGAGCGAGCACCAGAAGATCCacacaggggagcggcagcaCGAGTGTGCccagtgcgggaagagcttcagcgCAAGGTCCAATCTCCTCCAGCATCAGCGGACCCACGCAGGCGAGAGGCCCTACACCTGTGCCCACTGTGGGCGGAGCTTCAGCCGGAGCTCGAACCTTATTacacaccagagaatccacacgggctAA